In the Brachyhypopomus gauderio isolate BG-103 chromosome 4, BGAUD_0.2, whole genome shotgun sequence genome, one interval contains:
- the LOC143513088 gene encoding hyaluronidase-1-like, translating into MVWRVCTLALLIFTTCLGNSVTRAGPDVGRRGFSVVWNMPTSRCERLHGVTLPLQKYGIIHNVEQKFLGEGISLFYECRLGLYPHVSRQNRIINGGIPQQGHLEGHLTLTEHQLHVLLGKHFAGLAVLDWEAWQPLWRQNFGTRKVYKRLSRLLVWQRHSEMSEENVTSLATEEFETAARAFMEGTLRLGVRVRPRGLWGFYGLPGCYNYHGAKRSGYTGQCKPSTETMNDRLAFLWQHSTALYPSVYVSRKLAGHPDTRLMMRHRILEALRVASQHAPSSQPIPVLPYARVAFIHTLQFLNQTDLEHTLGEAAALGAAGVVLWGELSFTKSRDQCVLLRDYINSVLGVYVKTLQQATTRCSQIVCHGNGRCARRKPHSGHTIPVFHDECEPDVDLPSHFKCVCYEGWSGARCENTERV; encoded by the exons ATGGTTTGGAGGGTCTGCACCCTGGCCCTTCTTATCTTTACCACGTGTCTCGGCAACTCCGTCACCAGGGCGGGGCCTGATGTGGGGAGGCGTGGCTTCTCTGTGGTTTGGAACATGCCTACTTCAAGATGTGAGCGTCTCCACGGCGTCACGCTGCCCCTGCAGAAGTACGGGATCATACACAATGTGGAGCAGAAATTCCTGGGTGAGGGAATAAGTCTGTTTTATGAGTGCCGTCTCGGCTTGTACCCGCACGTCAGTCGGCAGAACCGGATCATCAACGGTGGGATACCACAACAGGGCCATCTGGAGGGTCACCTCACACTGACTGAACATCAGCTCCACGTACTTTTAGGTAAGCACTTCGCCGGATTGGCTGTGCTGGACTGGGAGGCGTGGCAACCTCTGTGGAGACAGAACTTTGGCACACGGAAGGTGTACAAGAGGCTGTCCAGACTGTTGGTGTGGCAGAGACATTCGGAGATGTCTGAGGAGAATGTGACGTCACTGGCAACAGAGGAGTTTGAGACTGCAGCAAGGGCGTTCATGGAAGGAACCCTGCGTCTTGGAGTTCGTGTTCGCCCCAGAGGATTGTGGGGGTTTTATGGGCTGCCTGGTTGTTACAACTACCACGGAGCTAAGAGGAGTGGGTACACAGGGCAGTGTAAACCTAGTACAGAGACAATGAATGACAGACTGGCATTTTTATGGCAACACTCCACTGCACTGTACCCAAGTGTGTACGTGAGCCGTAAGTTAGCGGGCCACCCCGACACACGGCTCATGATGAGACATCGCATACTAGAGGCACTTCGAGTGgcttcccagcatgcacctAGTTCCCAGCCAATCCCGGTCCTACCTTACGCTAGAGTGGCCTTCATACATACCCTGCAGTTCCTGAACCAG ACAGATCTGGAACACACTCTGGGAGAGGCTGCAGCTCTAGGAGCAGCTGGGGTAGTGCTGTGGGGCGAGCTGAGTTTTACCAAGTCCCGG gaCCAGTGTGTTCTTCTCCGCGATTACATCAACTCCGTCCTTGGTGTGTACGTGAAGACTCTACAACAAGCAACGACGCGCTGCAGTCAGATCGTGTGCCATGGCAACGGCCGCTGTGCCAGACGCAAGCCTCACTCTGGCCACACCATCCCCGTGTTTCACGACGAGTGTGAGCCTGACGTGGACCTGCCGTCTCacttcaaatgtgtgtgttacgAAGGCTGGAGTGGAGCACGGTGCGAGAACACCGAACGAGTGTGA